Part of the Spinacia oleracea cultivar Varoflay chromosome 5, BTI_SOV_V1, whole genome shotgun sequence genome, ACACCTTAAAAGTGGTGGCAATGTAGGATTGAAGGGTACAAGAAATCAGTGGCAGCACTCTAGTTTTTCTAGGGGATAGAAGATGAAGGTTGTCAAATGCAACATGTGCGGATATTTGGTCATCAAAATACAAACCAACTAACATTTAATTCATTTGTAAGCGTtcttaataattttcaaattcccattgaaatagtcaaaataaaaattactcAAAGTCAAAACCATACTTAGGGAACATGAATAAAGCTCTGGAAGCATGAGCTTTTAAAGCATGTGCTTTTAAAGCATGACAAAATAACCAGGAAAACTGTACGAGTGCACCTGCATTGGAGCAGTGAGATAGCAATCTCTTTATAAAATGAGGAAATCGTACTTTATCTAATGAGCATTTATTGAAGGCTAATTAAACCAACCTTTGGTTGCTTGATATAGGTAGAAAGTAGATTCTGCCAATTCAGGACGTAGTGGATAATACTTTTCCGTTGGATGCAGCATTTGATGATCAAGCAGATACCTAAAAGCAATTGACATTCGATTTTCAGTGAAAAATATGGCACCATCATCACACATGACAAATCAACCTCACAAAGAAGAAAAATAGAGGCTACTGCTCGGACACTTACCTTTCTGGAAAAACACCAAATCTCTCCCAGACCTTGAAAAACTCACGGTGTGAGGAATTCGCTGCTGCAATATCTCCAACAAGAACCTATGTGCAAcggaaaaagtaaaaaaaaaaatatgttacaTATCAGGTAAGTTTCCCACGGCACATCCTAGCCCagacaataatattattgcaaACTTACCTGTAGTCCTGGCCAAAATGCTTGAAGGCTTGTAAGTTGCCAGTAAGTTGCATGCCCTGTTCTCATATCAGCTTCATGATACCTATTCAATAAGAAAAAATTAGCAGTTAGCATTTACCAATTATCAATGCTTCCTCTGTCCTTCACATGCTATGAAGTATGAATACTATATTTCATAGCCCTAAGGCCTAGGTTTATTGTGTAAGCATGAATAATATTTCCCAAAATGGTATTAAGTTgggaatattaagacaaaaataaAGTGTCATTATGTGTTATTAGAACTTTAGAATATATAATTTAGGTTCTTATGTATATCCCTTCAGGGTACCTATAGCATTTCGCTATAATAGAAGACCTAACTTATGAAGCAAGAAAGAAAAGTAATTCAATATTATACCATGGACCATGTCTGAAATATTTCTGGACAGCAACATAAGCTGACTGAAACATCCTCCAGTACTCCTCCTTTCCAAAGAGAATGAATGCTTTGACTAAATACTCATAAAAAGAGTCAACTCCTACATTGCACCAAACAAATTCCGGCAACAAGAAAAGTTATATTTAAAATCCTATGCAAATAAAATTACTAAAGTGACACATAATTGAATAATTGACAATTTGACAGCTTACCAGCACCAATGCCAGAAGAATACTCTATCCACTTTCCAGTTACCACATCCAGTGTGGTCCCCATCAGATTCAACGAACTCCTCAAACTCCATAACTTACTCAGAGCACGCAAAGCTGCAGCTTCATACTGTGGGTCACCCGTCAATCTTGATAATGCCCCCATTTCCAGAATCAGGGAGCCTGACATGAGAATACTAAATAAGCCATACTTATGACTAAATCTCCAAAATTCACATGACTGTATGAAAGACTAATCTCCTCACCAGAACCAGATGTGCTTGTTTCCGTTGTCTCATTCGCCATTACTCCATACTGTTCACAGAATTTTGTATTCATCCTGAGTCAAAAATGCCTCTTCATATTTTAACAAGAAGTCAAAGCATGACAACAACATTTCACTCATTCATCACAATATTCAACATGCCAAAGTGAAATCAAAAGGTTAAAAATTATAGGGACAAGAGATTCTGTTACAAATTAAGAAGATGTGAAAAGTGGCAGTGAAAAACTGAAAAATGTGAATGGGGCGACtctcaaagtttttttttttggtgtgcgTCTTTACTGCACTTAGGAAAGTCTACTGATAtgatatcctacacttcactgTCAAAAACACAATCCGCAGGTATTTCATGGTCACTGAGAAAAATATTGGAAAGTAGGAGTATCTTGGTTTCTCCTGCTACAAGTCAGAGTTATGTGCATTATGGCAAGTTCAGCATTGCTACGTTATACAAGCACTTGAGAGGAGATATGCAAAAGGTAAGTTGGAGAAGGATTATATGCAATAATAAAGCCAGTCCTAAGAGTATCTTTATATCTTGGTTAGCTATATTGAGCAGGTTGGCCGTTGGCTACTAAAGATAGGTTGTTGCTCTGGAAGGTGCAAACTGATGGGCTTTGTGTAACAATATGGCTGAAACTGTTCCTCATCTTTTCTTTGAATGTAATTACTCTGCTGGAGGTTGGAGACGATGTTTGCAAGTACTGAAGTATAGTACACCCGTGGAGACCTTCCAAAAGGAGATTGGatatgctgctgctgctgctgcatgCCGAAAGACGAGTGTCATCCAACAACTTCATGTTATGTTATTTACTGAACTATCTATCAGATTTGGCTCCAAAGTAATCAAAGAGTGTTTGCAGGAAATGTAGTTGATTGTAATGCTTTATTTCTTAGTATAGTTTTCAAGGTTGCTTGTAAGATGTCCTGAGGAACTAAGGAAGATGCTTTTGTTCTAAGTCTTATGCTTGCAAATGAAGACTGAAGAGTTGCTCTCTCAACCCTTCATAGAAGGTGGGGGTTAGTAAACACTGATGCATTTTAGCTAAGACATTTTGCCTTCTGATTTTGGTGAGCTGGAGTTTGTATAATCTCTATCTTTGGttagtaataaaaataaaattatttgccaaaaaaaaaaaaaaaaaaacaaacaatccGAGAATTGGCATTACCTTAAGATTGATCCATGCATATGGTAATCCCGTTGGCGTACTAAATGCAGGTAAGAAGCGCCGCCCCAAGTCTTCAGCTAGTATCAGCAGCTCATTCTTGTAAGTTCCTTGAGAGAACCTGTTTCTAGAATCAGTTGCAAGCATATGAGCAGAAACAAGTCCCCCAAGAACTCTTATGTTGCACTACAGAATAtcatcaaaaaaagaaaaaaaatcaattaaaccAAAAGGAAGGGCATCATTTTTTAATAAGCTAGGCCTATATGGGCAGTTTGGTTTCATGCAAGGTAATGCACCCTTATTagtatttgtttttgttttcttcatTAATTTACATTATACTGACACTCTCAAATGGTAGCAGAAATATTGGAAGCagtttcattttattagcacATCCTGCTTAAATTTATACTTCAGTATTCTCTAGGAAATGTTCCCATTGCATTCATATATTCATTACCCTTCCTAACACTTGATTCCTTAGTACCAAACAAGCCGAAGTAACACTGAAAGAGGCTGAATTCTATCCATGACATACACAGGCACATTTCTAGGAAAAGAAATATAGAATAACCTAATAACTAATCTAATTAACTAGAATCACATTTTCGCTTACATGAAAATCTAAAACTGCATCTCCTTTGACCTTTGTTCCTCATAAAACGTACCTCAAACAGATTCACCCTTGCATCCACATCAAATGTCAGATTTTCAGAAAGCCATGACACTGCCCTTTCAAACTCTGTATTGTTACCTAATATCAGAAGACTGAAACCAAACATGTTTACTACAGTTAAATTCAAAGCCAACAAAACTGAGCAAATAGATGTACATACAATAAACTTAAAAACTGCTATTACTATATGAATACCTGGACAATGATTCGATAAGGGTAAGTGCAGAACCCTGGTAGTTTTGCGGCAAGTGTTCTAACTGGAAAAATAGGACAATAGTCAATGATGTAGGTGTAGCTAATGGGATTTCAGTCAAGTTCTTTGCAAGATATCTCTCACTTTTAAATTTCCCAGCTCACTGAGTGAGTCGGTGAATGAATTCGTGAGAGGTTTAAGCTCATCATGCTGAAAGGATTACAAAACAAAACCAATAAGTTACTGTAAAAGCTCCTGCAAACTAAAATAAACAACTAAATTGCATATGGGGAGCTGTTACGAACCGGGAACGCGTATTTCATGTAATTGTCATAGGCATGATAAAACCTGAAATGGAGAGGTACAATCACATACTGCCAAAAGTTGAGCTAGGCCAATCGAATTTGCAAGAGTAACGAAAGATGAAAACTTTTGGAAAATTAGGGAAGATGGTGTATATATAtggccataaaaacatactgAAATTCGAGAAAAAATGTGATTGTTCATGCTATAATAGTAGAATTTGAAGCACAGAAACAGTAACCTACAAGATTCTACTGATGCAATACTTGAATATGTGAAATTAACAACAAATTGAAGCCATTAACCATACAAAATGCAATTAAAAGCAAACAAATTCGATTCACCGTAAATTGAAACACTATATTCACAAGAAAAACCCAGAGCATGTAAAAATCAACAAGATTGAACATAAAATTGGAGTACCCATTAAGAAATTGGGAGAATAGGGGTTACAAAATAACCAAgaattcaaatcaaaatactAAAAAAATGTGGACCAAATTAGTTAGAACTTACATACGACggactttctctctcatcacaATTTTCTTACGACAAAGATGGGAATCGGGATCAGATTGAGAAAGCTTGAAAAGGGCAGCTGAAATCAGGAAAATTATGAGAAACCATGTTCTAAAATGGTGGATTGACATGATTTTTCAGGTCAATCCCGAGTTCCTGGGGATTTGGGAAGGGTTGTTCTTGTGGATTTTGAGGAGGGGATGGGGGATTGAGGTTCGTGGGGAGTAACTTTGAGTCTCAAGTGATATGGACACAGACGCTGGTCTTGCCTACCAACAAATTCTTTTTTCCGATCATATTATTCTTCACTTTGAGCCAGTCTCGGGTTCTATGGTTCGTCCGTATAGAATTGAGAAGTGTCTACAGGTAATGCAAGTTGTTGCGCACCTTGTCTTAATCAAGCCAAGAACTTTTGGTTTCTCCCATGTTTTGTTTGAGTGCAAAGTTATCATCTTTGcatcttcttttttttgttttggtgtGTTCATCACCGTCGT contains:
- the LOC110788109 gene encoding alpha-mannosidase I MNS5 isoform X1 — encoded protein: MSIHHFRTWFLIIFLISAALFKLSQSDPDSHLCRKKIVMREKVRRMFYHAYDNYMKYAFPHDELKPLTNSFTDSLSELGNLKLEHLPQNYQGSALTLIESLSSLLILGNNTEFERAVSWLSENLTFDVDARVNLFECNIRVLGGLVSAHMLATDSRNRFSQGTYKNELLILAEDLGRRFLPAFSTPTGLPYAWINLKYGVMANETTETSTSGSGSLILEMGALSRLTGDPQYEAAALRALSKLWSLRSSLNLMGTTLDVVTGKWIEYSSGIGAGVDSFYEYLVKAFILFGKEEYWRMFQSAYVAVQKYFRHGPWYHEADMRTGHATYWQLTSLQAFWPGLQVLVGDIAAANSSHREFFKVWERFGVFPERYLLDHQMLHPTEKYYPLRPELAESTFYLYQATKDPWYLEVGESIADSLNLHTKVKGGFASVRDVSTMVLEDHQHSFFLSETCKYLYLLYDDSFLVDRNYIFTTEGHPLPVLSAWHDKLPEVYTLTNSTFIQRENTVRRASAMSLQVCPAITFSSSLQANQKVESVCHIADAHTDYRCLADEDCGVDATTCRRRSCSIAGYCGLWLIL
- the LOC110788109 gene encoding alpha-mannosidase I MNS5 isoform X2, which gives rise to MSIHHFRTWFLIIFLISAALFKLSQSDPDSHLCRKKIVMREKVRRMFYHAYDNYMKYAFPHDELKPLTNSFTDSLSELGNLKLEHLPQNYQGSALTLIESLSSLLILGNNTEFERAVSWLSENLTFDVDARVNLFECNIRVLGGLVSAHMLATDSRNRFSQGTYKNELLILAEDLGRRFLPAFSTPTGLPYAWINLKYGVMANETTETSTSGSGSLILEMGALSRLTGDPQYEAAALRALSKLWSLRSSLNLMGTTLDVVTGKWIEYSSGIGAGVDSFYEYLVKAFILFGKEEYWRMFQSAYVAVQKYFRHGPWYHEADMRTGHATYWQLTSLQAFWPGLQVLVGDIAAANSSHREFFKVWERFGVFPERYLLDHQMLHPTEKYYPLRPELAESTFYLYQATKDPWYLEVGESIADSLNLHTKVKGGFASVRDVSTMVLEDHQHSFFLSETCKYLYLLYDDSFLVDRNYIFTTEGHPLPVLSAWHDKLPEVYTLTNSTFIQ